The Xyrauchen texanus isolate HMW12.3.18 chromosome 38, RBS_HiC_50CHRs, whole genome shotgun sequence genome window below encodes:
- the LOC127631508 gene encoding trafficking protein particle complex subunit 6b-like — MADDVLFEFLHMEIVAHIYKEQVTREDIDKERVTCVSTLEAMGFRVGQGLIERFTKDCPCFKDDLDIMKFVCKDFWSTIFKKQIDNLRTNHQGTYVLQDNTFPLLTPFSTGKQYLEEAPKYLAFSCGMIRGALSNLGLESVVTAEVSLMPSCKFQVVVQNILD; from the exons ATGGCAGatgatgttctgtttgaattcCTCCACATGGAGATTGTGGCTCACATTTACAAGGAGCAGGTGACCCGAGAGGATATTGATAAG GAAAGAGTGACATGTGTATCTACTCTAGAGGCAATGGGCTTCAGAGTTGGACAAGGACTGATTGAAAG GTTTACAAAAGACTGTCCCTGTTTCAAAGATGACTTGGACATCATGAAGTTCGTCTGCAAAGACTTCTGGAGCACAATCTTCAAAAAACAAATTGACAACTTGAGGACAAATCATCAG GGCACTTATGTCCTACAGGATAATACATTTCCACTACTGACTCCGTTTTCCACTGGAAAGCAATATCTTGAGGAGGCCCCTAAA TACTTGGCCTTTTCTTGTGGGATGATTCGGGGAGCTCTATCCAACCTGGGCTTGGAGAGTGTCGTGACTGCAGAGGTGTCTTTAATGCCATCGT GTAAATTCCAAGTTGTTGTACAAAATATCTTGGATTGA
- the LOC127631504 gene encoding uncharacterized protein LOC127631504: protein MKPCSIRAACLGCSNREDIMDPNEKRPNKWWTEPDTFAMLALIEQMGLVHELDKKRQRNESLFRHLRLSLAKRGIHFTVTQIRNRWKSLKHKYRKIKLASYRSPAARLSAIESFRYFHMLDNMLVRKPKAGNKEEDLTDGHSLVGRTLVDLDDNTDSPWPEGLVPKSEPENFTAKLELDVDESIDPEDVASSEPQSWDVGPDEVMTLGLSGEYLYAVKTEQTSLCNPKSTKSTRETADCSQDNFPGTSEETSSLILQQLTILNHRLGEQLAEQKAFHCSMLGMMDRQIQVLEQLSNFTRNHQPKPESTEMDSSISQKVNEALLRILEAQTKTLQPCSLFPKTELTPPWKVSHLEVHKSSPPIVGESDSETDTSQTMEGHKDSPSNPPSLEPSSSTKTAILQNGLCNHN, encoded by the exons ATGAAG CCTTGCAGCATACGGGCTGCTTGTTTAGGGTGCTCAAACAGGGAGGATATCATGGACCCGAACGAGAAGAGGCCCAACAAGTGGTGGACTGAACCTGACACGTTTGCCATGTTGGCACTCATAGAGCAGATGGGTTTAGTCCATGAGCTGGACAAGAAGCGCCAGCGCAACGAATCCCTCTTCCGTCATCTCCGGCTCAGTCTGGCCAAGAGGGGCATCCACTTCACCGTCACCCAAATCCGAAACCGCTGGAAAAGCCTCAAACACAAGTACCGCAAGATAAAACTGGCCAGCTACCGGAGTCCCGCTGCACGCCTTTCTGCTATAGAGTCATTCCGTTATTTCCATATGCTGGATAACATGTTGGTGCGTAAACCGAAGGCAGGAAACAAGGAGGAGGACCTCACTGATGGTCATAGCTTGGTTGGACGGACACTCGTGGACCTGGATGACAACACAGACA GTCCTTGGCCTGAAGGCCTAGTCCCTAAATCTGAGCCTGAGAACTTTACTGCTAAACTGGAACTTGATGTTGATGAGAGTATTGATCCAGAAGATGTGGCTAGCTCTGAGCCTCAGAGTTGGGACGTAGGACCAGATGAGGTCATGACTCTGGGTTTGTCGGGAGAATATCTCTATGCAGTGAAGACCGAACAGACATCCCTATGCAATCCCAAAAGCACTAAAAGTACAAGAGAGACTGCTGACTGCAGTCAAGATAATTTCCCAG GAACGTCTGAGGAGACCAGCAGCCTCATCCTCCAGCAGCTCACCATTCTGAACCACCGCCTTGGAGAACAGCTGGCTGAGCAGAAAGCCTTTCATTGCAGCATGCTGGGAATGATGGATCGCCAAATACAAGTCCTGGAACAACTTTCCAATTTCACCAGGAACCACCAACCCAAGCCTGAATCCACAGAGATGGACTCCTCCATTAGTCAGAAGGTCAACGAAGCCCTGCTGCGCATCCTGGAGGCTCAGACAAAGACTCTTCAGCCATGCTCCCTGTTCCCCAAGACAGAACTTACTCCCCCTTGGAAGGTCTCTCACTTGGAAGTCCACAAGAGTTCACCACCCATTGTGGGAGAGTCAGACAGTGAGACTGATACctctcaaaccatggagggacaCAAAGACAGCCCTTCTAATCCACCTTCTTTAGAACCTTCATCCTCAACCAAGACTGCTATTTTGCAGAATGGGTTATGTAATCACAATTGA